The Candidatus Nitrosocosmicus franklandus genome contains a region encoding:
- a CDS encoding DNA-methyltransferase, which produces MISRNEIYCEDCITFMEKIRVNNDLKIDVIVTSPPYNIGKKYNVYKDNINENDYLEWLYRIAEKSYSILKPNGSFFLNIAERSTNPLIPFRAVTKFLCAGYKIQNTIHWIKSISVEKEDIGNTNPVHNDGFSIGHYKPIRSNRFLTNTHEYVFHFTKTGNLPIDKLSIGVPYQDKTNVKRWQSVNQDKRDRGNVWFITYPTIRRERSHPAVFPQKLARLCIKLHGCNKKDFIVYDPFMGIGNTALACIDLGIDYVGTEIDNNYIEYARKVISKKKNSHQ; this is translated from the coding sequence GTGATTTCTCGTAACGAGATTTACTGTGAGGATTGCATTACGTTCATGGAAAAGATTAGAGTAAATAACGATTTAAAGATTGATGTTATAGTAACATCACCTCCTTATAATATAGGTAAAAAATACAACGTCTATAAAGATAATATCAACGAGAATGATTATCTAGAATGGCTTTACAGAATTGCCGAAAAAAGTTACTCCATATTAAAGCCTAATGGATCTTTTTTTTTAAACATTGCAGAGCGATCAACAAATCCTTTAATTCCATTTCGTGCAGTAACTAAATTCTTGTGTGCGGGTTATAAAATACAAAATACCATACATTGGATAAAATCGATTTCAGTTGAGAAGGAGGACATTGGAAATACCAATCCTGTACACAATGATGGGTTCTCAATTGGTCATTATAAACCAATTAGGAGTAACAGGTTCTTAACTAATACTCATGAATATGTTTTCCATTTTACTAAGACAGGAAATCTACCTATTGACAAGTTATCAATAGGAGTACCTTACCAGGATAAGACAAATGTTAAAAGATGGCAATCCGTAAATCAGGATAAAAGAGATAGAGGAAATGTATGGTTTATTACATATCCTACAATACGACGAGAAAGATCCCATCCTGCAGTATTCCCTCAAAAATTGGCTAGATTATGTATAAAACTCCATGGATGTAATAAAAAAGATTTCATTGTTTACGATCCTTTTATGGGGATAGGTAACACTGCATTGGCCTGTATCGATCTAGGGATAGACTATGTAGGTACTGAAATAGACAATAATTATATCGAATATGCCAGAAAGGTAATTTCAAAGAAAAAAAATTCACATCAATAG
- a CDS encoding PP2C family serine/threonine-protein phosphatase translates to MGSLSDQQYISVDRRNWLIYGASVRGASHEREHISNQDSIYWRYSKQEDIGILSVADGHGSDTYFRSKFGSNIAAKIATQTMFRFITQCHSSSNTFSSVRDIIRYSIPRILVKNWNNRVTSHINRNPFTTYELDKFLGKKDPSSKDKLERHPQIAYGSTLLTVAVTKDYFLFFQIGDGNILVVDEHRNVIAPFEKNINDSDDKKSVVTLNTTDSLCMESSWLRFKVGIYSIYDLKPRLILLTTDGYYNSFKDETGFRKIGTDYLDILDNYGQQYIQSKLEFLLKETSQKGSGDDITLGYLYKINQ, encoded by the coding sequence GTGGGCTCTCTCTCGGATCAACAATATATTTCTGTAGATAGAAGAAATTGGTTAATATATGGCGCCAGCGTGCGAGGCGCTAGTCATGAGCGTGAACATATATCAAATCAGGATTCTATCTATTGGAGGTACTCCAAGCAAGAGGATATCGGCATATTATCTGTTGCAGATGGACATGGAAGTGATACTTATTTCAGAAGCAAATTCGGATCCAATATTGCTGCAAAGATTGCTACTCAGACAATGTTTAGATTCATCACCCAATGTCATTCGAGTTCCAATACTTTTTCGTCAGTAAGGGATATTATTAGATATTCAATACCGAGAATATTGGTAAAAAATTGGAATAACAGAGTAACTAGTCACATTAATCGGAACCCTTTTACAACCTACGAACTTGACAAATTTTTAGGTAAAAAAGACCCTTCTTCTAAGGATAAACTAGAAAGACATCCACAAATTGCGTATGGATCAACCTTACTAACTGTCGCAGTTACAAAAGATTATTTTCTATTTTTCCAAATAGGTGATGGTAATATTCTAGTAGTAGATGAACATAGGAACGTAATAGCACCGTTTGAAAAAAATATCAATGACAGCGATGACAAAAAAAGTGTAGTAACGCTAAACACTACTGATTCATTATGCATGGAATCTAGCTGGTTAAGATTTAAAGTTGGCATATATTCCATCTATGATTTAAAGCCTAGATTGATATTGCTTACTACCGACGGCTACTATAATTCTTTTAAGGATGAAACAGGCTTTCGTAAGATAGGAACAGATTATCTAGATATCTTGGATAATTATGGACAGCAGTACATTCAGAGTAAATTGGAATTCTTGTTAAAGGAAACCTCGCAGAAGGGTAGTGGAGACGATATTACTCTTGGATACCTCTATAAGATTAATCAATAA
- a CDS encoding tetratricopeptide repeat protein, whose translation MINTMNLLENVSSITSFSQVLHDLIGSNPEIIKDCIRLNGFLKDVFGSTYKKEIFLIIRAAKLDIINQLNDEIDGKPITAKLYDIMSKFILNGMLDEESAVWVTIVWAVTLQKIEAKEGQQVMENCRSILPELQKKRSPICISHDPISNLVTVNASPIDQIHKKGKCYHNQGNYDEAIRCYDRAFSINPQDYNILSDKGLSLHNQGNYDEAIRCYDRALSINPQDEFVKRRRDNTIKRLEKKFEKTNSRSHPSANSPPSSFRRNLSKNYLVGIIVVTPGMIIGLAVLLGLSYDNPGINIPTGGFINDGENSTEKTNLPSADLNPIKPLDQQSISTFADSIKQQIVSNTSTGKGLSNNDTSIQNSRDYYTDIDETLQQRLNEAGDINYRLNEFKFELERAMESNFN comes from the coding sequence ATGATAAATACTATGAATCTACTTGAGAATGTATCCTCTATTACTTCATTTTCGCAAGTATTACATGATTTGATAGGTTCAAATCCCGAAATAATAAAAGACTGTATTCGCCTTAATGGATTTTTAAAAGATGTTTTTGGCTCTACCTACAAAAAAGAAATTTTTCTCATTATTAGAGCAGCAAAGTTAGACATCATAAATCAATTGAATGACGAAATCGACGGAAAGCCTATAACTGCTAAATTATATGATATCATGTCAAAATTTATTTTAAATGGTATGTTAGACGAAGAATCGGCCGTTTGGGTTACGATTGTATGGGCAGTTACTCTTCAAAAGATAGAAGCTAAAGAAGGTCAGCAAGTCATGGAGAATTGCAGATCCATTTTACCCGAATTGCAGAAAAAACGATCACCCATATGCATCTCGCATGACCCGATTTCAAACCTAGTAACCGTAAACGCATCTCCAATCGATCAGATACACAAAAAAGGTAAATGTTATCATAATCAAGGGAATTATGATGAAGCAATAAGATGTTATGACAGAGCCTTTTCGATAAATCCACAAGACTATAATATATTATCAGATAAAGGATTATCTCTCCATAATCAAGGGAATTATGATGAAGCAATAAGATGTTATGACAGAGCCCTTTCGATAAATCCACAAGATGAGTTTGTGAAAAGGAGAAGGGATAACACAATAAAACGCTTAGAGAAAAAATTTGAAAAAACAAACTCAAGGTCACACCCATCTGCAAATTCCCCCCCCTCTAGTTTTAGAAGAAATTTGTCTAAAAATTATCTTGTTGGGATAATAGTCGTTACTCCAGGTATGATTATTGGATTAGCAGTTTTATTGGGTTTGAGTTACGATAATCCGGGCATAAATATACCAACTGGCGGGTTTATAAATGATGGAGAAAATTCGACAGAAAAAACTAATTTGCCTAGTGCAGATTTAAATCCAATCAAGCCACTTGACCAACAATCAATATCTACATTTGCGGATAGCATTAAACAGCAAATAGTATCAAACACATCTACTGGCAAGGGACTTTCTAACAACGATACAAGTATTCAAAATTCTAGAGATTATTACACGGACATAGATGAGACATTGCAGCAGCGGCTGAACGAGGCAGGAGATATTAACTACAGACTGAATGAATTTAAATTCGAATTAGAACGAGCCATGGAGAGTAATTTTAATTGA
- a CDS encoding DDE-type integrase/transposase/recombinase, with the protein MISRNRTPSRYVYYGLHLYFSGLSLRKASERLSQMYKRNHVSIWNWIQKYRPQKLKASRRRILEYIVDETMLKVGSEYIWLWVAIEPANRQILALSISKERNMFVAERYLSNLIKVHGKHPVSTDDGGTWYPMACRFLNLDHHIHSSYEKSVIERTMQYIKDRTESFDDYFPCRIKNCKLKHVRNWLRLFVDYHNNEIKHVN; encoded by the coding sequence ATGATTAGCAGAAACAGAACACCTTCAAGGTATGTATATTATGGGTTGCATTTGTACTTTTCAGGTTTATCTTTAAGAAAAGCCTCGGAAAGATTGTCTCAGATGTATAAAAGAAACCATGTCTCCATCTGGAATTGGATTCAAAAATACAGGCCTCAAAAATTGAAAGCATCAAGAAGAAGAATTCTAGAATATATTGTAGACGAGACAATGTTGAAGGTAGGGTCAGAATACATCTGGCTTTGGGTGGCGATAGAGCCTGCAAACAGACAGATCCTCGCACTTTCTATATCCAAAGAGAGAAACATGTTTGTTGCAGAAAGATATCTTTCTAATTTGATCAAAGTTCATGGAAAGCACCCAGTTTCGACTGATGATGGAGGTACTTGGTATCCAATGGCCTGTAGATTCTTAAATCTCGATCACCATATTCATTCTTCTTACGAGAAAAGTGTAATCGAAAGAACGATGCAATATATCAAGGATAGAACCGAAAGTTTCGATGATTACTTTCCTTGTAGAATAAAGAACTGCAAGTTAAAGCATGTACGGAATTGGCTGCGGCTCTTTGTAGACTATCATAACAATGAAATAAAACATGTTAACTGA
- a CDS encoding ATP-dependent DNA ligase, with amino-acid sequence MLFLELAQTFEKMEKTSSRLDLTQYLVELMKVTPSNIIDKVIYLIQGKLGPDHSSKELGIAEKMVIRSLSLATGISSSEIKLKFNEIGDLGDVVYKLNYNKSQSTLFSEPLTVERVFDTLTKIANTSGTGSLNLKIRYITSLLNNVSNLEAKYLLKLILGNLRLGIANYTLMDALAIGFTHDKGNRVILEKAFNVSSDLGNIARILAQGSIEEVQSISVSLFIPVRPMLAERAADSKEALSKIKGKCLAEFKIDGERVQVHKRGTRIELFTRSLENITSHFPEIVKMFTDLDVDNFIVEGEVVAINPHDQKFLPFQSLMRRRRKHDIQQAMEAYPVILNLFDILYHNGNDLMNLVFEERRKILEINFGNIKSDRLKLVNQKRVSNIDEIDNFMAESLDSGCEGLMLKDSNSRYRAGAREWAWIKLKKEYAGTITDSVDLVVLGALYGKGRRVGKYGALLLGSYSKEEDTFYTICKVGTGFKDDALSVLYDTLSKQIIHKKHPRVQSGNVHMDVWFEPSVVLEIISPEITLSPVYTTGRNMIKPGYGLALRFPKFSGNIREDKSPEDITTVEEIIDLYNNQFKQ; translated from the coding sequence ATGCTATTCTTAGAACTAGCTCAAACCTTCGAGAAAATGGAAAAAACGAGCAGTAGATTAGACTTGACACAATATTTAGTAGAACTAATGAAAGTAACACCATCCAACATAATTGACAAAGTTATATATTTGATTCAAGGAAAGCTTGGACCAGACCACAGCTCAAAGGAATTAGGAATAGCTGAAAAAATGGTTATACGATCTTTGTCACTTGCTACTGGCATATCATCGTCGGAAATAAAGTTAAAATTTAATGAAATTGGTGATTTGGGAGATGTAGTGTACAAGTTAAATTACAATAAATCCCAAAGTACTTTATTTAGCGAACCTCTCACAGTTGAAAGAGTATTTGACACATTAACGAAAATCGCAAACACTTCCGGAACAGGTTCTTTGAATTTGAAGATTAGGTATATCACTAGCCTACTAAATAATGTGTCAAATCTAGAAGCAAAGTATTTACTGAAACTAATTTTAGGGAACTTGAGATTGGGAATAGCAAACTACACCTTAATGGATGCACTAGCTATAGGATTTACACACGATAAGGGAAATAGAGTCATATTGGAAAAAGCTTTCAACGTATCTAGTGATTTGGGAAATATAGCACGAATATTAGCTCAGGGATCCATTGAGGAAGTTCAATCAATTTCAGTCTCTTTATTCATACCAGTTAGGCCTATGCTAGCAGAAAGAGCAGCGGATTCAAAAGAAGCTTTAAGCAAAATCAAAGGTAAGTGTTTAGCAGAATTTAAGATCGATGGAGAAAGAGTACAGGTTCACAAGAGAGGAACAAGGATTGAACTATTCACTAGAAGCTTGGAAAACATCACATCACATTTCCCAGAAATCGTAAAGATGTTTACCGATCTGGATGTAGATAACTTTATTGTAGAAGGAGAGGTTGTAGCGATTAATCCACATGATCAAAAATTTCTACCATTTCAAAGTTTAATGCGTAGAAGGAGAAAGCACGATATTCAACAAGCGATGGAAGCATATCCAGTAATATTGAATCTGTTTGACATATTGTACCATAATGGTAATGATTTAATGAACTTGGTATTTGAGGAAAGAAGAAAAATCCTGGAGATTAATTTCGGAAATATCAAAAGCGATCGTCTTAAACTTGTAAACCAAAAAAGAGTTTCAAATATCGATGAAATTGATAATTTTATGGCAGAGTCCTTGGACAGCGGTTGCGAAGGTTTGATGCTGAAAGATTCTAATAGCAGATATAGAGCGGGTGCCCGAGAATGGGCATGGATAAAATTGAAGAAAGAGTATGCAGGGACAATTACTGATTCCGTAGATTTGGTAGTTTTGGGAGCTTTATACGGAAAAGGTAGACGTGTAGGTAAGTACGGAGCCTTATTATTAGGTTCATATAGCAAAGAAGAAGACACCTTTTACACAATATGCAAGGTTGGTACTGGTTTTAAGGATGATGCCCTCTCTGTATTGTATGATACACTCAGCAAACAGATAATTCACAAGAAACATCCTAGAGTGCAATCAGGCAATGTTCACATGGATGTCTGGTTTGAACCAAGTGTAGTTTTGGAAATCATTTCTCCTGAAATAACTCTAAGTCCTGTTTACACAACAGGAAGAAACATGATTAAACCAGGATACGGGTTGGCACTCAGGTTTCCAAAATTTTCTGGCAACATTAGAGAAGACAAGTCTCCTGAGGACATTACAACTGTGGAGGAAATAATAGACCTTTACAATAATCAATTCAAACAATGA
- a CDS encoding vWA domain-containing protein, whose protein sequence is MTLPGGEITKRELHFVWIVDCSGSMKDDGKIQSLNYAIREAIPHMQREAENNIQANLLISALRFSTGAQWFIPPTHINDFKWVDVEAKGHTDLGQAFMLLSEMLHIPPMTNRGLPPVLVLLSDGQPTDNYEYGLEKLLNEPWGKKAIRIAIAIGEDADTRVLENFIRNDDMKPLLARNPEALSNYIRWVSTVVQSASARPKSQQKDMIKPELNVQIPKPPEMIYTATEVW, encoded by the coding sequence ATGACTCTTCCAGGCGGCGAAATCACAAAAAGGGAGCTCCATTTTGTATGGATCGTAGATTGTTCTGGCTCTATGAAGGATGATGGAAAGATACAATCTTTGAACTATGCTATAAGAGAAGCTATACCTCATATGCAAAGGGAAGCCGAGAATAATATACAAGCCAATCTTTTGATTAGCGCGCTAAGATTTTCAACTGGTGCTCAATGGTTTATTCCACCCACGCACATTAACGATTTCAAATGGGTAGATGTAGAAGCGAAGGGACACACAGATCTAGGGCAGGCTTTCATGCTGTTATCTGAGATGTTGCACATCCCACCAATGACAAATAGAGGATTACCTCCAGTCTTGGTACTTTTGTCTGACGGACAACCCACTGATAATTATGAATATGGATTAGAAAAGTTACTAAATGAACCCTGGGGTAAAAAGGCAATTCGAATTGCTATAGCGATTGGAGAGGATGCAGACACGAGAGTGCTGGAGAATTTTATAAGAAATGATGATATGAAACCACTCCTAGCTCGAAATCCGGAGGCTCTTTCAAATTATATCAGATGGGTCTCTACCGTGGTTCAATCTGCTTCTGCACGACCTAAAAGCCAACAAAAAGATATGATTAAACCGGAATTAAATGTACAGATCCCCAAACCTCCTGAAATGATTTACACAGCAACCGAAGTTTGGTAA
- a CDS encoding CBS domain-containing protein → MSTVSEIMSAREPLTIKAYSNNTAHDVATLLTKHRIGSVLVIDKDMTPIGIITERDLIKRVCLENLNASKVLVEDIMSSPLITIMAYDSVDTASRIMRSNKIKRLPVMESDNRIIGVISVTDIARNLAKILLDDYNRFRSLRNVLEMNDIAN, encoded by the coding sequence ATGAGTACAGTAAGCGAAATAATGTCTGCGCGCGAACCCCTCACAATTAAAGCATATTCTAATAATACTGCTCACGATGTAGCTACCCTGTTGACTAAACATAGAATTGGATCTGTTCTAGTCATCGACAAAGATATGACCCCTATCGGGATTATTACCGAAAGAGACTTAATTAAGCGTGTATGTCTTGAAAATTTAAACGCAAGTAAAGTATTAGTAGAGGACATCATGTCTTCACCATTAATAACTATAATGGCTTATGATTCCGTTGATACTGCCTCTAGAATCATGAGGTCAAACAAGATTAAGCGCTTACCAGTAATGGAATCTGATAACCGAATTATAGGTGTCATAAGTGTAACCGATATTGCCAGAAATCTGGCAAAGATATTGCTTGATGATTATAATAGATTTAGATCTCTTAGGAATGTTCTCGAAATGAACGATATTGCAAATTAA
- a CDS encoding Clp1/GlmU family protein, whose amino-acid sequence MKIHLIRGPILIRVDGECYILGVKVKNQLIFWDNIKTLPIENTRGAKIYLIKNKKNLKSHGFRVNNQSNLGMFIWKKTVDEILRLNCKKIAVIGPSDSGKSTFSLYLANRLLDNKERPLLIDADVGQGDLAPPTCIGSVLLTEQKLDLAMIRSNYMKFIGSIQPSNNEKRIILSVNELIDKSACYDRCIINTDGYVNGKGIYYKLKLLEKTKPDCIVSLGYTTIHSKLRQYAKLSKEWKYVLLRGRKPDSVVNRTQTDRYRKRMYTLSKFITQSNIYNIKKHISDIRLVYYQNIFYENSHNHGICVDQRTLVYLFKEIARSKKLNNTFVGLGSSKEIDVVNGFGIIKNFENDIVTVCATSEYFDSIYLSDLRIDNNSSSD is encoded by the coding sequence GTGAAAATTCACCTCATTCGCGGCCCTATATTGATCAGAGTTGACGGAGAATGCTATATCTTAGGAGTTAAAGTCAAGAATCAACTAATCTTTTGGGATAACATCAAGACGCTACCAATAGAAAATACGCGCGGGGCTAAAATCTATTTAATAAAGAATAAGAAGAACTTGAAAAGTCATGGATTTCGTGTAAATAATCAGTCCAATTTAGGCATGTTTATTTGGAAAAAGACAGTTGACGAAATCCTAAGACTTAATTGTAAGAAGATTGCCGTAATAGGACCTTCGGATTCGGGCAAATCCACATTTTCACTATATCTTGCAAACAGATTACTCGACAATAAAGAAAGACCATTATTGATAGATGCCGATGTGGGTCAAGGTGATTTGGCACCTCCCACATGTATAGGATCTGTTCTACTAACTGAACAAAAATTGGACTTGGCAATGATAAGATCAAATTACATGAAATTTATAGGGAGCATCCAGCCATCAAATAATGAAAAAAGAATTATTCTATCGGTTAATGAGTTAATAGACAAATCGGCGTGTTATGACCGATGTATAATAAATACAGATGGATACGTAAATGGAAAAGGCATTTATTATAAACTAAAACTATTAGAAAAAACCAAACCAGACTGTATCGTCTCCTTAGGATACACTACGATTCACTCGAAACTAAGACAGTATGCAAAATTGTCGAAGGAATGGAAATACGTATTACTGCGAGGACGTAAACCAGATTCAGTTGTCAATAGAACCCAAACGGATAGATATCGAAAAAGAATGTATACTTTGTCAAAATTCATTACTCAAAGCAATATCTATAATATTAAAAAACATATTAGTGACATAAGATTAGTTTATTATCAAAATATATTCTACGAAAATAGTCATAACCACGGGATTTGTGTAGATCAACGTACTTTAGTTTACCTTTTCAAAGAGATAGCCAGAAGCAAAAAACTAAATAATACATTTGTTGGCCTCGGGTCATCTAAAGAAATAGACGTAGTTAATGGTTTTGGGATCATAAAGAATTTCGAGAATGATATAGTGACGGTTTGTGCAACAAGCGAATATTTTGATTCGATTTATCTTAGTGACCTAAGAATTGATAATAATAGTAGTAGTGATTAA
- a CDS encoding protein kinase domain-containing protein: MTKSYDFELGEPIYVEQLNMICNVEKEMGSGTQGKVYSLISPDNSLLALKWYFPSMATREQLEILKSLVDKQSPSDKFLWPIALVESDKKEGFGYVMPLKENRFKSFGLWLSRKIDPSFKVLLTACYEICKSFHLLHSKGFCYQDLSLNNLYFDPCTGEIRIGDTDNIIINGSEKGNVIGTPKFMAPEIITHKALPNTQTDLYSLAVLLFYILFVNHPLEGKAESNIKSLDVPAMTKLYGLNPVFIFDPVDSSNHPDPVYHKNALIFWKIYPEFFKNLFIKAFTEGIRDPLHGRVRETEWQIALLQLRDSIYYCNKCGSENFFYPINVEVSRLRNINKNITNYDNSVSTVLQSMLHLKENDYYLTCWNPRCQNTSHKVMYIIIDERYFITLNHDTRIFLHHVDPCNRYDFSHVIAAVTKHPVDDEVWGLKNTSSRIWKVEKPNSKAFEVLPNQNLLLSPNITIDFGTSKGIIYY, from the coding sequence ATGACCAAATCTTACGACTTTGAACTCGGTGAACCAATATATGTTGAACAACTAAATATGATTTGCAATGTCGAGAAGGAGATGGGATCCGGTACTCAAGGTAAAGTCTATTCTCTTATATCTCCAGACAATTCTCTATTGGCATTAAAGTGGTATTTTCCTTCTATGGCTACAAGGGAACAGCTCGAGATTCTAAAATCTTTAGTCGATAAACAATCTCCTAGTGATAAATTCCTTTGGCCTATTGCTCTTGTTGAAAGTGACAAGAAAGAAGGATTTGGATATGTAATGCCACTAAAAGAGAATAGATTCAAGAGTTTTGGTTTGTGGTTGTCCAGAAAGATAGATCCTTCCTTTAAAGTTCTTTTGACTGCTTGTTATGAAATTTGTAAAAGTTTTCATCTGTTACATTCAAAAGGATTCTGTTACCAGGATCTGTCGTTGAATAATTTGTACTTTGATCCTTGTACTGGTGAAATAAGAATTGGCGATACTGATAATATTATAATCAATGGATCCGAAAAAGGAAATGTTATTGGCACTCCAAAATTTATGGCACCCGAGATAATTACCCACAAGGCTTTGCCAAATACTCAGACTGATCTGTACTCACTTGCTGTGTTGCTATTCTACATCTTGTTTGTAAATCATCCTTTGGAAGGTAAAGCCGAAAGCAATATAAAAAGCCTTGATGTTCCGGCCATGACCAAACTATATGGTCTCAATCCTGTTTTCATTTTTGACCCTGTGGATTCATCTAATCATCCAGATCCTGTATATCACAAAAACGCTCTGATATTTTGGAAAATTTATCCCGAGTTTTTCAAGAACCTTTTCATAAAAGCATTCACAGAAGGAATTAGGGATCCTTTGCATGGACGTGTAAGAGAAACAGAATGGCAAATCGCTTTACTCCAACTGCGTGACTCCATCTATTATTGTAATAAATGTGGGTCAGAAAATTTCTTCTATCCTATTAATGTAGAAGTTTCACGTTTGAGGAATATTAATAAGAATATTACCAATTATGATAATTCTGTCTCGACTGTTCTGCAAAGTATGCTACATTTAAAAGAGAATGACTATTACTTGACTTGCTGGAACCCACGATGTCAAAATACTAGTCACAAGGTCATGTACATTATAATTGATGAGCGTTATTTTATCACCTTAAATCATGATACTCGAATATTTTTACACCATGTGGATCCGTGTAATAGATATGATTTCTCACATGTTATTGCTGCGGTTACTAAACATCCAGTCGATGATGAAGTATGGGGATTAAAAAACACATCTAGCAGAATCTGGAAAGTTGAAAAACCTAATTCTAAAGCATTTGAGGTATTGCCAAATCAAAATCTTCTTCTAAGTCCAAATATTACGATTGATTTCGGTACTTCTAAAGGGATTATCTACTATTAA